From a single Bacillus sp. NEB1478 genomic region:
- a CDS encoding SDR family oxidoreductase, which translates to MNAKFLVIGGTGNIGKELTKLLAKNGQKVRVSVRPSSKTEELKALGVELVHADLQDQSSLKEAMNGIEKVFFAAPFVPNMVELSLNIVQAAKEAGVKHLIKISGAGAELETITVAKWHSAIEKEMEQSGIAYTFLRPNSFMQNIVNFSSHTIRDHGTIYAPIGDGKVALVDARDVAKVAYSVLTEVGHENKAYYLSGPEAISYHKIADVLTSVTGKPVQYIDVPAEGARQFMVEAGMPTEIVDALIELYHINKLGYTAEVSETIEKVTGQKAASFESFAKDYKDAFIG; encoded by the coding sequence ATGAACGCGAAGTTTTTAGTAATCGGCGGAACAGGGAATATAGGTAAAGAATTAACAAAGCTACTGGCAAAAAACGGACAAAAAGTTCGTGTCAGCGTTCGTCCTTCAAGTAAAACCGAAGAATTAAAAGCATTAGGTGTTGAATTGGTACATGCAGATCTTCAAGATCAATCTTCCCTGAAAGAAGCTATGAACGGAATTGAGAAAGTGTTTTTCGCAGCACCATTTGTTCCAAATATGGTAGAGCTATCTCTGAATATTGTTCAGGCAGCAAAAGAAGCTGGTGTAAAACATCTTATCAAAATCTCAGGTGCAGGTGCTGAGTTGGAAACCATCACAGTAGCAAAATGGCACAGTGCAATCGAAAAAGAAATGGAGCAATCCGGAATAGCATACACTTTCCTGCGCCCGAACTCGTTCATGCAGAACATAGTTAATTTTAGCTCCCACACGATTAGGGATCACGGAACCATTTATGCACCAATTGGTGATGGGAAGGTTGCGCTAGTTGATGCAAGAGATGTCGCAAAAGTGGCGTACAGCGTTTTAACTGAAGTTGGGCATGAAAACAAAGCGTATTATTTATCAGGACCTGAAGCCATTTCTTATCATAAAATTGCGGACGTTCTTACTTCTGTGACAGGCAAACCAGTTCAATATATAGATGTTCCAGCTGAAGGTGCTCGCCAATTTATGGTAGAAGCAGGAATGCCAACAGAGATAGTTGATGCCTTGATAGAGCTATATCATATTAATAAGTTAGGATATACTGCTGAGGTTTCAGAAACAATAGAAAAAGTCACAGGCCAAAAAGCCGCTTCTTTTGAATCGTTCGCAAAAGATTATAAAGATGCCTTCATCGGATAG
- a CDS encoding winged helix-turn-helix transcriptional regulator: MNDVNFLFSGSYNKVPPKVEYSLTDLGQTLMPILKQMHFRGTEHGNFK; encoded by the coding sequence TTGAATGATGTTAATTTCCTCTTCAGTGGCTCGTATAATAAGGTTCCACCAAAAGTTGAATACTCGCTGACCGATTTAGGACAAACTTTAATGCCCATTTTAAAGCAAATGCATTTTAGGGGAACGGAGCATGGCAACTTCAAATAA
- a CDS encoding NAD(P)H-dependent oxidoreductase, producing the protein MRTLVIAAHPNLEQSNINKTWAAEIEKHENVTVHRLYDVYPNEKINIENEQELLLAHDRIVFQFPMYWYSTPSLLKKWMDEVLAFGWAYGPGGNKLQGKQLLIALSTGGPEISYVAGGYNHYTISELLRPLQATSNLIGTKYITPFTVHGVRFLSKEQVQESAERYVQYVLNEDL; encoded by the coding sequence ATGAGAACATTAGTTATTGCAGCACATCCCAATTTAGAACAATCGAATATCAATAAAACGTGGGCAGCTGAGATCGAAAAGCATGAAAATGTCACGGTACACCGTTTATATGACGTATATCCGAACGAAAAAATTAATATTGAAAATGAACAAGAGCTTCTTTTAGCTCATGACAGAATCGTATTCCAATTTCCTATGTACTGGTATAGCACGCCTTCTTTATTAAAAAAATGGATGGATGAAGTGTTGGCATTTGGTTGGGCTTATGGTCCAGGCGGGAATAAACTGCAAGGCAAGCAGTTGTTAATCGCACTATCTACAGGCGGTCCTGAGATTTCTTACGTTGCTGGAGGCTATAACCATTATACGATCAGTGAATTACTTCGTCCGCTGCAAGCAACGAGCAACTTGATCGGAACCAAATACATCACACCGTTTACAGTACATGGCGTACGTTTCCTTTCAAAAGAGCAAGTTCAAGAAAGTGCTGAAAGATACGTACAATATGTTCTAAATGAAGATTTGTAA
- a CDS encoding aldo/keto reductase: MRYKLLGKSGLRVSELALGTMTFGEDWGFGASKEESEKIFNAFVEQGGNFIDTAVNYTNGTSEAFLGEFAKSKREEFVIATKYSLTTRPNDPNGGGNHRKNLVQSVEASLKRLQTDYIDLLWLHAWDFTTPIEEVMRGLDDLVRSGKVLYIGISDTPAWIVSQANMLAQLRGWTSFIGLQVEYSLMQRAPERDLLPMARSLDIGVTAWAPMAGGALTGKYKNENSDTTKRLSPNSARLKDKNVVIADVVAEIAKEIDKSPSQIALNWVRQQSGVIIPLIGARKESQMKENLQCLDFTLDSEHLDRLNEVSKIELGFPHEFLSSEPVLNALYGKTYDKIENHRRF, translated from the coding sequence ATGAGATATAAATTACTAGGAAAAAGCGGTCTTCGAGTTTCTGAGTTAGCTCTTGGAACAATGACTTTTGGTGAGGATTGGGGATTTGGTGCTTCTAAAGAAGAAAGTGAAAAGATCTTTAATGCTTTTGTTGAACAAGGTGGAAACTTTATTGATACAGCCGTAAACTATACAAATGGTACAAGTGAAGCTTTTTTAGGCGAATTCGCAAAATCAAAGCGTGAAGAGTTTGTTATCGCGACAAAATACTCACTAACGACTCGACCGAACGACCCGAATGGCGGCGGAAATCATCGGAAAAATTTAGTTCAATCAGTTGAAGCAAGCCTTAAGAGACTGCAAACTGATTACATTGACCTTCTATGGCTGCATGCCTGGGATTTCACGACACCGATTGAAGAAGTGATGAGAGGGTTAGATGATCTCGTCCGTTCTGGAAAAGTTCTATACATCGGAATCTCTGACACACCAGCATGGATCGTTTCACAGGCGAATATGCTTGCTCAATTAAGAGGATGGACATCCTTTATCGGGCTGCAAGTTGAATATAGTTTAATGCAGCGTGCACCTGAACGTGATCTATTGCCGATGGCACGTTCGCTAGATATTGGGGTAACGGCATGGGCGCCTATGGCAGGCGGTGCGTTAACGGGTAAATACAAAAATGAAAATTCAGATACCACAAAAAGACTTTCACCAAACAGTGCAAGATTAAAAGATAAAAATGTAGTGATTGCTGATGTTGTAGCTGAGATTGCAAAAGAAATCGATAAAAGTCCATCACAGATCGCATTGAACTGGGTTCGTCAGCAAAGTGGAGTAATTATTCCGCTTATAGGTGCCCGCAAAGAATCACAGATGAAAGAAAACCTGCAATGTCTTGACTTTACGCTTGATTCTGAGCATCTTGATCGTTTAAATGAAGTGAGTAAGATTGAATTAGGGTTCCCTCATGAGTTCCTTTCTTCTGAGCCTGTTTTGAATGCGCTATATGGCAAAACGTATGATAAGATTGAAAATCATAGAAGATTTTAA
- a CDS encoding MarR family transcriptional regulator — MDKNNMDNCILDNCLYFTVNKLSRAITRMAEDSFKKTGLSPTHAFCLMLVNNKPGISQSELAEQLHMMPSTITRFIDKLVMKGLIERKAEGKRSFIFPTEEGENTQEEIRAAWKDLYRTYSAILGEEEGKSLTTLIREAGDILEK; from the coding sequence ATGGATAAAAACAATATGGATAATTGCATATTAGATAACTGTCTATATTTTACCGTTAATAAACTTTCTCGAGCGATCACAAGAATGGCAGAAGATTCGTTTAAAAAAACGGGGTTATCTCCTACGCACGCATTCTGTCTCATGTTAGTGAATAATAAGCCAGGAATCTCACAATCTGAGTTAGCCGAACAGCTGCATATGATGCCTTCTACAATTACGCGTTTCATCGACAAGCTCGTTATGAAAGGGTTGATCGAGCGAAAAGCAGAAGGAAAGAGATCGTTTATCTTTCCAACAGAAGAAGGAGAAAACACACAGGAAGAGATTCGAGCGGCTTGGAAAGATCTTTACCGAACGTACTCTGCTATTTTAGGCGAAGAAGAAGGTAAATCATTAACAACGCTCATTCGTGAAGCAGGAGATATTTTAGAAAAGTAA